The region GCTATTTAGGTTGGCAACGTTTGGGAGATTCAGAGAAGACTATTCAAGGTAAAATCGAGGGCGTCTTGAGTCAAATGACCGGTGAAACGATTGAAATTATAGGCTCAGGTCGAACAGATGCCGGGACCCATGCTAAGGGACAAGTTGCTAATTTTAAAACAGCTACCACTCTGTCACCGGATCAAATTCTAACTTGTTTAAACCATCAATTGCCACAAGATATTATTATTAAGCAAGTCGAATTAGTACCAGAACGTTTCCATGCGAGATACAATGCAACGGGTAAACAATATAGTTATTACGTTTGGAATACGGCTATTCCCTCAGCATTTAAACGTCAGTATAGTTTTCATTATACAGAGCAATTAGATGATGAAAAAATGACACAAGCGTGTCAAAAATTGATGGGAGAGCATGATTTTATTGGTTTTTCATCTCTTAAAAAAAGTAAGAAATCGACGGTAAGAAAATTAGAATCAATCTCGATACATCGTGAAGGAGAGTTGGTACAGTTTCAGTTTGTCGGAAATGGTTTTCTCTATAATATGGTTCGAATTTTAATGGGGACTATTTTGGATATTGGGTCAGGAAAGATGT is a window of Vagococcus intermedius DNA encoding:
- the truA gene encoding tRNA pseudouridine(38-40) synthase TruA, with the protein product MKNIKLTIEYDGKRYLGWQRLGDSEKTIQGKIEGVLSQMTGETIEIIGSGRTDAGTHAKGQVANFKTATTLSPDQILTCLNHQLPQDIIIKQVELVPERFHARYNATGKQYSYYVWNTAIPSAFKRQYSFHYTEQLDDEKMTQACQKLMGEHDFIGFSSLKKSKKSTVRKLESISIHREGELVQFQFVGNGFLYNMVRILMGTILDIGSGKMSLDQIDDIFEKKIRQDAGMTLPAQALFLDEVYYN